From Lysinibacillus sp. SGAir0095, the proteins below share one genomic window:
- a CDS encoding dUTP diphosphatase, with the protein MNLQKLFEAQAILDEHILNEHPEIGQNESNLDWKLLALQVELGECANEWRGFKKWSKEQEPRTMLFTWVDGLGKCVESKYDPRLLIENGQFNAFRVKNPLLEEYVDCLHFILSIGIELDLEVEFDWDELASDEKDIAKQFLTVHVAIADLSDYPWIAGSYWRELFEEFYLLGKLLGFTWEQIEQAYYDKNKINHERQESGY; encoded by the coding sequence GTGAATTTACAAAAATTATTTGAAGCACAAGCAATATTGGACGAACACATTTTGAACGAGCATCCAGAAATAGGGCAGAATGAATCGAACCTTGATTGGAAATTGTTAGCTTTACAAGTTGAGCTGGGGGAGTGCGCTAACGAATGGCGTGGGTTTAAGAAGTGGAGTAAGGAACAGGAGCCAAGGACGATGTTATTCACTTGGGTTGACGGGCTTGGCAAGTGTGTGGAATCAAAATACGACCCAAGATTGCTGATAGAAAATGGGCAATTTAATGCCTTTCGGGTTAAAAATCCGTTACTTGAAGAATACGTTGACTGCTTGCATTTTATCTTGAGTATCGGGATTGAACTTGATTTAGAAGTAGAATTTGATTGGGACGAACTCGCATCAGATGAAAAAGATATAGCAAAACAATTTTTAACAGTGCATGTAGCAATTGCTGATTTAAGTGATTACCCATGGATAGCTGGTTCTTACTGGAGAGAATTGTTTGAGGAATTTTATTTATTAGGTAAATTACTTGGTTTCACTTGGGAACAAATCGAACAAGCCTATTATGATAAAAACAAAATCAATCACGAACGACAGGAGAGTGGTTACTAA
- the ssb gene encoding single-stranded DNA-binding protein: MINRVVLVGRLTKDPELRYTPSGVPMTRFTVAVNRTFKQEGQPEADFIGCLAWRKQAENLANFMKKGSLIGVEGRIQTGSFEGQDGKRVYTTDVVADAIQFLEPRSNNSDGSNSAPNYQPNTNYQSQPNTQNMGQHGGYNQQNNGQSAQYSQQNYTRVDEDPFASNKGPIQVTEDDLPF, translated from the coding sequence ATGATCAACAGAGTCGTACTTGTAGGAAGACTTACAAAAGATCCAGAACTACGCTACACACCATCTGGAGTACCAATGACAAGATTTACAGTTGCTGTTAATCGAACATTTAAACAAGAAGGACAACCAGAAGCTGACTTCATAGGTTGCTTAGCCTGGAGAAAACAGGCTGAGAATCTAGCAAACTTTATGAAGAAAGGTAGTTTGATAGGTGTAGAAGGTCGTATTCAAACTGGGAGCTTTGAAGGTCAGGATGGGAAAAGGGTATATACAACTGATGTGGTTGCTGATGCAATTCAATTCTTAGAACCACGCTCTAACAATTCAGATGGTTCAAATTCGGCTCCAAACTATCAACCTAATACAAATTATCAATCACAACCAAATACGCAAAATATGGGGCAACATGGTGGTTATAATCAACAAAATAACGGTCAAAGTGCACAGTATAGCCAGCAAAATTACACGAGAGTTGATGAGGATCCGTTTGCATCGAATAAAGGACCAATACAAGTAACAGAAGATGACTTGCCATTTTAG
- a CDS encoding YopX family protein, which translates to MREIKFNFYDTLKKKYIRWEESNAGMSMSAFITHEHLVFLQYTGLKDKNGREIYEGDIVEVSEHPFDRNEREPCWNGKYIVRYYPESMELVFSKYTDENEGGYLAFRMRHYAEVIGNIFENLELLEETT; encoded by the coding sequence GTGAGAGAAATTAAGTTCAATTTTTATGACACTCTTAAGAAAAAATATATTCGATGGGAAGAATCAAATGCTGGAATGTCAATGTCAGCCTTCATTACCCACGAACACTTGGTGTTTTTACAATACACAGGCTTAAAAGACAAAAACGGTCGTGAGATTTATGAGGGTGATATCGTGGAGGTATCAGAGCATCCATTTGATAGGAATGAAAGGGAACCATGTTGGAATGGAAAATATATTGTTCGCTATTACCCAGAATCAATGGAATTGGTTTTTTCAAAATACACAGACGAAAATGAGGGTGGATATCTAGCGTTTCGTATGCGTCATTATGCAGAAGTAATCGGCAACATTTTTGAGAATTTGGAACTATTGGAGGAAACAACATGA
- a CDS encoding DnaA ATPase domain-containing protein, with protein sequence MKARSHKTSETNLITSQVDESQYICSKCKDEGGYLHKKLKGETVQGLHGPYNLQRDTEFWVDCSCLEIKRVQRIVKASAITDKFKDRGFKNFSLEGKPNVIAEMRQIAIDYYRAFESIKDSEQNSIMFSGQPGCGKTHLLMAISNGLMREKIVPVAYFPYQDGMREIAANKFEKKDEIVNKMCQVEVLFIDDLFKPIGEKVSVHKWQGDIIAEVTNYRYLNAKPMLISTEISPLGLMELFDEAAASRMIEMASDYTKTISKDMRLNHRLRKVLGE encoded by the coding sequence ATGAAAGCACGATCCCACAAGACATCAGAGACAAACTTAATAACTTCTCAAGTCGATGAATCCCAATATATCTGTTCAAAATGCAAAGATGAGGGCGGTTATCTTCATAAGAAACTTAAGGGAGAGACAGTACAAGGTCTACACGGTCCTTACAATTTACAACGTGATACAGAATTTTGGGTAGATTGCAGTTGCTTAGAAATAAAACGTGTTCAACGGATTGTTAAGGCTAGTGCGATTACTGACAAATTTAAGGACCGAGGTTTTAAGAACTTTAGTTTAGAAGGTAAACCAAATGTTATTGCTGAGATGAGACAAATCGCAATCGATTACTATAGAGCATTTGAATCTATAAAGGATTCAGAGCAAAACAGCATTATGTTTAGTGGACAACCTGGCTGTGGGAAAACTCATCTTTTAATGGCCATATCTAATGGTTTGATGCGAGAGAAGATAGTTCCAGTCGCATATTTCCCTTACCAAGATGGAATGCGAGAAATAGCTGCTAATAAGTTTGAGAAAAAGGATGAAATCGTTAATAAGATGTGCCAGGTAGAAGTGCTTTTTATAGATGATCTGTTTAAGCCTATAGGAGAAAAAGTATCGGTACACAAGTGGCAAGGTGACATCATTGCAGAAGTCACTAATTACCGTTATTTAAATGCTAAGCCAATGTTAATCAGCACAGAAATATCTCCTTTAGGTCTTATGGAATTATTCGATGAAGCAGCAGCTTCTCGAATGATTGAAATGGCGAGTGATTACACAAAAACAATTAGTAAAGATATGCGATTGAATCACCGTTTACGAAAAGTGTTAGGGGAGTAA
- a CDS encoding MBL fold metallo-hydrolase, translating into MVEIKTLATGSKGNCYHISDGSTQLLLECGIGFKDIQKGLNFETSKLKGVLVTHEHKDHCKGLESVIKRGLNVYMSKGTKEALTIENHRIKAVESKKQFKVGTWTILPFDVQHDVSEPLGFLLQSETGAKLLFATDTYYIKYKFTGLTHLMIECNYDQQTLDNNVLNGYVYPAMRKRVMKSHFSLENLLDFFKSNDLTKVQEIWLLHLSDSNSNEERIRSEVAKSTGKMIYIP; encoded by the coding sequence ATGGTAGAAATTAAAACTCTCGCAACAGGAAGTAAAGGGAACTGCTATCACATTAGTGATGGTAGTACCCAGTTACTCCTCGAATGTGGAATAGGCTTTAAGGACATTCAGAAAGGCTTAAATTTCGAAACTAGTAAGCTAAAAGGAGTCTTAGTTACACACGAACATAAAGACCACTGTAAAGGCTTAGAATCCGTTATAAAGCGTGGGTTGAATGTTTATATGTCAAAAGGTACTAAAGAGGCTCTAACAATTGAAAATCATCGAATAAAGGCAGTTGAAAGTAAGAAACAGTTCAAAGTAGGAACCTGGACCATACTTCCGTTCGATGTGCAGCATGATGTTTCAGAACCACTTGGATTCCTGTTGCAAAGTGAAACAGGGGCAAAGCTGTTATTCGCAACTGATACGTATTACATCAAATACAAGTTTACTGGATTAACACATTTGATGATTGAGTGTAACTACGATCAACAAACATTAGATAACAATGTGTTAAATGGCTATGTATATCCAGCAATGCGAAAACGAGTTATGAAGTCACATTTCAGTTTAGAGAACTTACTAGACTTCTTTAAATCAAACGACTTAACCAAAGTGCAAGAAATATGGCTGTTGCATTTAAGTGATAGCAATAGCAATGAAGAACGGATACGAAGTGAAGTGGCAAAGTCAACCGGAAAAATGATTTATATACCGTAG
- a CDS encoding RecT family recombinase, giving the protein MANEVANRKEQNQLVVSVANRVKEMVDNNQINIPDNYSVVNAVQAAYFKLTEVDFGSKTALIDKVTKESVAFALQDMAIQALSVAKNQGYFVPYGDKLQFLRSYHGTQAVLKRMSGIKDVWANVIWKGEEFEVEYNEKGQLAFRSHKVDWKAATGKKEDIEGAYCIIEREDGAQFLTVMTMAEISTAWSTSKNQSVQNKYPQEMAKRTVINRASKTFINTSDDSDLLIESVNRTTENEFEPTRKDITPDREVTEEIKQHANKEVIDIVEESKQVYVGDEIIDSNSGEIYKGENQQQTIFESTTQGPDF; this is encoded by the coding sequence ATGGCAAATGAAGTAGCAAATCGTAAAGAACAAAATCAATTAGTTGTAAGCGTAGCAAACCGAGTAAAAGAAATGGTTGATAATAACCAAATAAATATTCCGGATAATTATTCAGTAGTAAATGCAGTGCAAGCAGCTTATTTCAAACTAACCGAAGTGGATTTTGGAAGTAAAACAGCTCTAATCGATAAAGTAACGAAAGAATCGGTAGCCTTTGCATTACAAGACATGGCGATTCAAGCATTATCAGTTGCTAAAAACCAAGGCTATTTCGTGCCATACGGAGACAAATTACAATTCTTACGTTCTTACCATGGTACACAAGCGGTTTTAAAGCGCATGAGTGGCATTAAGGACGTATGGGCCAATGTAATTTGGAAAGGCGAGGAATTTGAAGTTGAATACAACGAAAAAGGTCAACTCGCTTTTCGTTCTCATAAGGTTGATTGGAAAGCTGCTACTGGTAAGAAAGAAGACATCGAGGGAGCTTATTGCATTATCGAAAGAGAGGATGGAGCACAGTTTTTAACAGTAATGACAATGGCCGAAATCTCAACAGCTTGGTCAACTTCAAAGAATCAATCAGTACAAAATAAATATCCTCAAGAAATGGCAAAGCGTACTGTTATCAACCGTGCTTCAAAAACATTCATCAACACATCAGATGATAGTGATTTGTTAATTGAGTCAGTTAATCGTACTACAGAAAATGAATTCGAACCAACAAGAAAAGATATTACTCCAGATCGAGAAGTTACAGAAGAAATAAAGCAACATGCAAATAAAGAAGTCATCGACATCGTTGAGGAATCAAAACAGGTTTATGTAGGAGACGAAATCATTGATTCAAACTCAGGTGAGATTTATAAAGGCGAAAATCAACAACAAACTATCTTTGAATCAACAACTCAAGGACCAGATTTCTAA
- a CDS encoding AAA family ATPase, producing the protein MKQVQLLSLELTNFKGIKSFKLEANGENVKVFGDNAKGKTTLFDSFIWLLFDKDSQNKKDFAIKTLSAAGEEMHNLEHTVEGVFLIESVKTSFKKVYKEKWTKKRGSATADFTGHTTDYEVDGVPINKKEYTAKVAGIIDEDVFKLLTSPTYFNEQLDWKKRRSLLLEIAGDVSDEDVINSKKELAKLNDFLSGKSIEDMKKIIASRKKHINDELEKIPVRIDEINKMTPELTVDVEAINSQVTQLETEMDELKTQKLNIKNGAAVLEMKKQLQELQMQLTDLKRSFESESKQEVYKLQARLQECQGNLQIVQSKLTQNTNLVQMKEREMSSFTGQINNLENEMARLRAEWTEINSLQFTYEDNCECPTCKQSLPIEQVQQARDEAIARFNEEKSIKLKNISEVGNRHKEEKAKLLSAHNDLNNEVFSFNTTSDSIKEVIEQKQKELEKAKEQLEIAQNSVPDVTQSPEYQTISNQIEGIKAEIDSLQNHALEAMDDINVNIRDLEGKQSELNTQLAQFANIKANQKRVAELEEQQQQLAEEYEKLEHQSFLIEEFIRTKVDMLNERINSKFKYARFKLFDTQINGGLAETCETLFNGVPYGSGLNNAAKINVGLDIINTLSEHYGLTAPIFIDNAEAVTKFIDTNSQLISLVVSEKDQELRVEINPLKLKEAI; encoded by the coding sequence ATGAAACAAGTACAGTTACTTTCATTAGAACTAACTAATTTTAAGGGTATTAAATCTTTCAAATTAGAAGCGAACGGAGAAAACGTTAAAGTCTTTGGAGATAACGCTAAAGGCAAAACGACACTCTTTGATTCATTTATTTGGTTGCTGTTTGATAAAGATTCACAAAACAAAAAGGATTTTGCAATTAAGACATTATCTGCAGCTGGAGAAGAAATGCATAATCTTGAGCACACGGTTGAAGGCGTGTTCCTGATAGAAAGTGTAAAAACTTCATTTAAAAAAGTATATAAAGAAAAATGGACGAAAAAGCGTGGTTCTGCAACTGCTGACTTTACTGGACACACAACAGATTACGAAGTCGATGGTGTACCAATTAACAAAAAAGAATATACAGCGAAAGTTGCTGGAATCATTGATGAAGATGTTTTCAAACTTCTAACAAGCCCAACGTACTTTAATGAGCAACTAGATTGGAAGAAACGTAGATCATTGCTCTTAGAAATCGCGGGTGATGTATCAGACGAGGATGTTATCAACTCGAAGAAAGAGCTAGCGAAGCTAAATGATTTCCTTTCTGGCAAGTCCATTGAAGATATGAAGAAAATCATCGCAAGTCGTAAAAAACACATCAATGATGAACTTGAAAAAATACCGGTTCGTATTGATGAAATTAACAAAATGACACCGGAGTTAACAGTGGATGTTGAAGCAATAAATTCGCAAGTGACTCAATTAGAAACTGAAATGGATGAACTAAAAACTCAAAAGTTAAATATTAAAAATGGCGCTGCTGTTCTGGAAATGAAAAAACAACTTCAAGAACTACAAATGCAATTAACTGATCTAAAACGCTCATTTGAATCTGAGAGCAAACAAGAAGTGTACAAGCTTCAAGCTCGTTTACAAGAGTGCCAAGGGAACCTCCAGATTGTGCAAAGTAAGTTAACTCAAAATACAAACCTTGTTCAGATGAAAGAAAGAGAAATGAGCTCATTTACTGGACAAATAAATAATTTAGAAAATGAGATGGCTAGATTACGTGCTGAATGGACAGAAATTAACTCACTACAATTCACCTATGAAGATAATTGTGAATGTCCAACTTGTAAACAATCCTTACCAATTGAGCAGGTGCAACAAGCTCGTGATGAAGCAATCGCGCGATTTAACGAAGAAAAATCTATTAAGTTAAAGAACATCAGTGAAGTTGGCAACAGACATAAAGAAGAAAAAGCAAAGTTATTAAGTGCTCATAACGATTTAAATAACGAAGTATTCAGCTTTAATACGACAAGTGATTCTATCAAGGAAGTAATCGAACAAAAGCAAAAGGAACTGGAAAAGGCTAAAGAACAACTTGAAATAGCTCAGAACAGTGTTCCAGATGTTACTCAATCTCCCGAATATCAAACTATTAGTAATCAAATAGAAGGAATAAAGGCTGAGATTGATAGCTTACAAAACCACGCTTTAGAAGCCATGGACGATATAAATGTGAATATTCGAGATCTTGAAGGGAAACAAAGTGAATTAAATACTCAATTAGCTCAATTCGCAAACATCAAAGCTAACCAAAAGAGAGTGGCCGAGCTTGAAGAACAACAACAACAGTTAGCAGAAGAGTACGAAAAACTAGAGCATCAATCATTCTTAATTGAAGAATTCATTCGTACTAAGGTCGACATGCTGAATGAACGTATAAACTCTAAATTCAAATATGCTCGTTTCAAGCTTTTTGATACTCAAATAAACGGTGGGCTAGCTGAGACATGTGAGACTTTATTTAACGGAGTTCCATACGGTTCAGGGTTAAATAATGCAGCTAAGATAAATGTCGGTTTAGACATCATTAATACTTTGTCAGAGCACTATGGTTTAACTGCTCCAATATTTATAGATAATGCTGAAGCTGTAACCAAGTTTATCGATACAAATTCTCAACTTATTAGTTTAGTAGTGTCGGAGAAAGATCAAGAATTAAGAGTTGAAATAAATCCATTAAAACTTAAGGAGGCTATCTAA
- a CDS encoding AbrB/MazE/SpoVT family DNA-binding domain-containing protein, producing MKSTGIVRKVDELGRVVIPKELRRVLNINEKDPLEIFVEGDKIILKKYQPNMACAVTGEVSESNMKLLDGKLILSETGAKTLLSALQNEIK from the coding sequence ATGAAATCAACAGGCATTGTAAGAAAAGTAGATGAGTTAGGGCGCGTGGTAATTCCTAAAGAACTACGCAGAGTTTTAAACATTAACGAAAAAGATCCGTTAGAAATTTTTGTAGAGGGAGACAAAATCATTCTTAAGAAATACCAACCTAACATGGCTTGTGCCGTAACTGGTGAAGTCTCCGAATCTAATATGAAGTTACTAGATGGGAAGTTAATTCTAAGTGAAACTGGCGCAAAAACGCTCTTAAGTGCCTTGCAAAATGAAATTAAATAA
- a CDS encoding phage antirepressor: MKEIQTFNFESNNIRVLEINNQPFFVGKEIACILGYQNTPKAIRDHVDDEDKLTERIVLSGQRREVIVINESGLYSLILSSKLESAKRFKRWVTSEVLPSIRKHGAYMTPDTIEKVLTDPDTIIHIATQLKEEREKRKATELVLEEQKPKVIFADSVAASKTTILVGELAKIIKQNGFNIGPKRLFEWLRDNGYLIKRKGTDYNMPTQYSMELNLFEIKETSITHSDGHISISKTPKVTGKGQVYFINKFLKDDESA; this comes from the coding sequence ATGAAAGAAATACAAACATTCAATTTTGAAAGTAACAATATAAGAGTTTTAGAAATTAACAATCAACCATTTTTCGTGGGTAAAGAAATTGCTTGTATTCTTGGTTATCAAAATACACCTAAAGCAATTCGTGATCATGTTGATGACGAGGACAAGCTGACAGAACGAATCGTTCTATCAGGTCAGAGGAGAGAAGTGATAGTAATAAACGAATCAGGTCTCTACAGTTTAATCCTCTCATCGAAATTAGAATCTGCAAAAAGATTCAAACGATGGGTAACTAGTGAAGTTTTACCTTCAATCCGAAAACACGGCGCATACATGACACCTGACACAATAGAAAAAGTGCTTACTGATCCAGACACTATTATCCATATTGCTACTCAATTGAAAGAGGAACGTGAAAAACGAAAAGCAACTGAATTAGTTTTGGAAGAACAGAAACCAAAAGTGATATTTGCAGATTCCGTAGCAGCTAGTAAAACAACAATTTTAGTAGGTGAACTAGCGAAAATAATAAAACAAAATGGCTTCAATATTGGGCCTAAACGGTTGTTTGAATGGCTTAGAGATAATGGCTATCTAATCAAGCGAAAAGGTACGGACTATAACATGCCGACCCAATACAGTATGGAGTTGAACTTATTTGAAATTAAAGAAACATCTATTACTCATTCAGATGGTCACATTTCGATAAGTAAAACGCCAAAAGTAACTGGGAAGGGACAAGTATATTTCATCAATAAATTTCTTAAGGATGACGAAAGTGCATGA
- a CDS encoding DUF771 domain-containing protein produces MQNLEVNLTIPIPKDMVLIKKVELEEMKEKSIKGLYWTMKDLEQRTGKKHEWVKENILFPTKFKKQLDVVNGGFVYYPTKSGEKWVFQASKMAKFLDDNFHMIFGKG; encoded by the coding sequence ATGCAAAATTTAGAAGTAAATTTAACCATTCCAATTCCTAAAGATATGGTTTTGATTAAAAAAGTTGAACTTGAAGAGATGAAGGAAAAATCTATTAAAGGTCTGTATTGGACAATGAAAGATCTAGAACAAAGAACTGGTAAAAAACACGAATGGGTTAAGGAGAATATTCTTTTTCCAACCAAATTTAAGAAGCAGTTGGATGTTGTTAACGGCGGATTCGTCTACTATCCGACAAAATCGGGTGAAAAATGGGTGTTCCAAGCTTCTAAAATGGCTAAGTTTTTGGATGATAACTTTCACATGATTTTTGGAAAGGGTTGA
- a CDS encoding LexA family transcriptional regulator — protein sequence MANHTAPSPVIIRKLAENADSVTYTDMMRAAGHLAPLEEKVKRRAKVNYLLKHSNKFYRIDDEGNKVKEYEVDYDLLTEDEKEELDLLINNSTEEEFWELLQSLGDVEELVTLLETEEEANSLNNFVKIPVLGTIACGDPILAEENIESYRFEYPDNLPNGNLFFLKTKGDSMEPTIPDNCHVLIKVQEEVENGQIAAVRFVGENEVTLKRVKKQGNIILLIPDNPKYEAIIVTEDNPVSIIGKAVRYTVDL from the coding sequence ATGGCAAATCACACTGCACCTAGTCCAGTTATCATAAGAAAGTTAGCTGAAAATGCAGACTCCGTAACATACACCGATATGATGAGAGCAGCAGGTCATCTTGCTCCTTTAGAAGAAAAAGTAAAAAGACGTGCAAAGGTAAATTATCTTCTAAAACACTCAAATAAATTTTACCGTATCGATGACGAAGGAAATAAAGTTAAAGAATATGAAGTAGATTACGACTTGTTAACAGAAGATGAAAAGGAAGAATTAGATTTACTTATTAATAATTCTACTGAAGAAGAATTTTGGGAATTACTACAATCTTTAGGTGATGTTGAAGAGCTTGTCACACTTTTAGAAACAGAAGAAGAAGCAAATTCATTAAATAATTTTGTTAAGATTCCCGTCCTTGGAACGATAGCTTGTGGAGATCCCATATTAGCCGAGGAAAATATTGAAAGTTACCGTTTCGAATATCCAGATAATCTACCTAATGGGAACCTATTCTTCCTTAAAACAAAAGGTGATAGCATGGAACCAACAATTCCTGACAATTGCCATGTGTTAATTAAAGTTCAAGAAGAAGTAGAGAATGGACAAATAGCTGCAGTGAGATTTGTCGGGGAAAATGAAGTAACTTTGAAACGAGTAAAAAAACAAGGTAATATCATCTTACTAATTCCTGATAATCCTAAGTATGAAGCGATAATCGTAACTGAAGATAATCCGGTATCCATAATTGGAAAAGCAGTAAGATATACCGTTGATTTATAA
- a CDS encoding tyrosine-type recombinase/integrase, whose amino-acid sequence MASITKRGSTYQYTVSRYVEGKPKHIRKGGFRTKKEAVEAAKEVEYLLAKGNEVKIQEISFSDYFEKWVDLYKQGKHKNTLARYQNSVERVKEYFKDLPIQKINRNLYQEFLNQYGRGKSKETVRKLNTHIRSCVKDSIEDGYITVDFTRKAEFIATKSAKKAAEKHLNYMDSFRLYRTLKSKLDDSNTNTLYLILLALVSGMRYGELVGLTIDKFNFKNNTIKVERSFDYKEGIGKNGDGFDDLKNQQSERIIAIDPSVMKEFHRLFEDSPRHPQDLVFYRPSKVKVLSNEGANKVLKKLLTDLNIDSITMHGLRHTHASILLYKGLSIHSVSKRLGHADIQTTLDHYAHVLKEMEKRDEKLAMDLFSKASV is encoded by the coding sequence ATGGCAAGTATCACGAAAAGAGGCAGTACCTATCAATATACAGTTAGTCGATATGTAGAAGGAAAACCTAAGCATATTAGAAAAGGTGGATTCAGAACAAAGAAAGAAGCAGTTGAAGCCGCAAAAGAAGTCGAGTATTTACTAGCGAAAGGTAATGAGGTTAAAATACAGGAAATTTCGTTTAGTGATTATTTCGAAAAGTGGGTTGATCTATATAAACAAGGTAAACATAAAAATACTTTAGCTCGTTATCAAAATTCCGTAGAGCGAGTGAAAGAATATTTTAAAGATCTTCCCATTCAAAAAATCAATCGTAATCTATACCAAGAGTTTTTAAATCAATACGGTAGAGGTAAATCAAAAGAAACCGTTCGTAAACTAAATACACATATTCGTTCCTGCGTTAAAGATTCAATTGAAGATGGATATATTACGGTAGATTTCACAAGGAAAGCAGAATTTATTGCTACCAAAAGTGCAAAAAAAGCTGCAGAAAAACATTTGAACTATATGGACAGTTTCCGTTTATATCGTACTTTAAAATCTAAATTAGATGACTCGAATACAAATACCTTGTACTTAATCTTATTGGCTTTAGTTTCAGGTATGCGTTATGGAGAACTAGTTGGACTTACTATTGATAAATTTAATTTTAAAAACAATACAATAAAAGTTGAACGCTCTTTTGATTATAAAGAAGGTATAGGTAAGAATGGAGATGGATTTGACGATTTGAAAAATCAACAATCCGAAAGGATAATTGCTATAGATCCATCTGTTATGAAGGAATTTCATAGGTTATTTGAGGACTCCCCTAGACATCCACAAGATTTGGTATTCTATCGACCATCGAAAGTAAAAGTGTTAAGTAATGAAGGTGCAAACAAGGTATTAAAGAAATTGTTAACAGACCTAAATATCGATTCAATCACAATGCATGGATTGAGACACACTCACGCGAGTATTTTACTTTATAAAGGTTTAAGTATTCACTCAGTTTCTAAACGTTTAGGTCACGCAGATATTCAGACCACACTAGATCATTATGCACATGTATTAAAAGAAATGGAAAAACGAGATGAAAAATTGGCAATGGATTTATTCAGCAAAGCTAGTGTGTAA
- a CDS encoding metallophosphoesterase, whose protein sequence is MRFLVISDTHGDAEVIKRVREANQDVDAIIHCGDSELSFDHPFLEDVWKVRGNCDRDERFPDEQVFEIGGIKVFVAHGHLLNVKSTIMNLLYRSKEIEANIAFFGHSHVLGAELVDNILFVNPGSLLKPLGITEKSYVIVERSKNTWNVTAYTDKGEKMFTNTYEFTE, encoded by the coding sequence GTGAGATTTTTAGTAATAAGTGATACCCACGGCGATGCAGAGGTTATTAAGCGAGTACGTGAAGCGAATCAGGATGTAGATGCCATTATTCATTGTGGAGATAGTGAACTTTCTTTTGATCATCCTTTTTTAGAAGATGTTTGGAAAGTCCGCGGCAATTGCGACCGAGATGAACGATTCCCGGATGAGCAAGTGTTTGAAATAGGAGGGATAAAAGTATTTGTGGCTCATGGGCATTTGCTCAATGTAAAATCGACAATCATGAATTTACTTTATCGGTCAAAAGAAATAGAGGCAAATATCGCCTTTTTCGGACATTCCCACGTATTGGGCGCAGAACTGGTGGATAACATATTATTTGTGAATCCGGGAAGCCTGCTGAAACCACTTGGCATTACTGAAAAAAGTTATGTAATTGTAGAACGTTCGAAGAATACTTGGAATGTCACAGCATATACTGATAAAGGTGAAAAAATGTTTACAAATACTTATGAATTCACCGAGTAA
- a CDS encoding XTP/dITP diphosphatase — translation MKQVVIATKNKGKAKDFEALFSPLGYEVVTMFEVAPDMEIEETGKTFKENAILKAETLSHKLASLVIADDSGLAVDALGGEPGVYSARYAGDHDDEANIVKVLEKLAGVPEPERTARFCCALAIAGPGMETHTVFGTCEGVILHEKRGTNGFGYDPIFFVPQLNRAMAELTPEEKGAISHRGNAIRKLAEELPNLMQ, via the coding sequence ATGAAACAAGTTGTAATCGCAACGAAAAATAAAGGCAAAGCGAAAGATTTCGAAGCCCTTTTTTCTCCATTAGGCTACGAAGTGGTGACGATGTTTGAAGTAGCTCCGGATATGGAAATTGAAGAAACAGGCAAGACTTTTAAAGAAAACGCAATTTTAAAGGCAGAAACCCTTTCTCACAAGCTAGCTAGTTTAGTCATTGCAGATGATAGTGGACTAGCTGTGGATGCCTTAGGCGGCGAACCAGGTGTATATTCTGCCCGTTATGCAGGTGATCATGATGATGAAGCAAACATCGTAAAAGTCCTAGAGAAATTGGCGGGCGTTCCTGAACCGGAACGTACGGCGCGTTTCTGCTGTGCCTTAGCTATTGCGGGTCCAGGCATGGAGACTCATACTGTATTTGGAACGTGTGAAGGCGTTATTTTACATGAAAAACGCGGAACAAACGGATTTGGATATGATCCAATCTTCTTCGTCCCACAGTTGAATCGTGCTATGGCCGAACTAACACCTGAAGAAAAAGGTGCTATTTCTCACCGTGGGAATGCAATACGTAAGCTGGCTGAAGAGCTGCCAAATTTAATGCAGTAA